From Rhodococcus sp. B7740, one genomic window encodes:
- a CDS encoding acetyl-CoA hydrolase/transferase C-terminal domain-containing protein, with protein MKHLFFEVTDEVLDNRAQRAIVPKLLGPVTRTRNDVHWVATEYGTVDLKGLSSTQRAQSLIALAHHDFRGRTHRSCTRSTSHLTHRLRTRGHPCRSNPSTTSSSPLQIRTRPSAPTHSYSA; from the coding sequence TCTCTTCTTTGAGGTGACCGACGAAGTTCTCGATAATCGGGCACAGCGAGCAATCGTCCCGAAGCTCTTGGGTCCGGTCACCAGAACGCGCAACGACGTCCACTGGGTCGCCACCGAATACGGAACCGTCGATCTCAAGGGACTGTCGTCCACGCAACGCGCACAGTCGCTGATCGCCCTGGCGCACCACGACTTTCGGGGACGAACTCACCGAAGCTGCACGCGCTCGACATCTCATCTGACCCATCGACTCCGAACGAGAGGCCACCCATGCAGATCGAATCCCTCGACCACCTCGTCATCGCCGCTGCAGATCCGGACGCGACCGTCCGCTCCTACCCACAGCTACTCGGCATGA